A region from the Myxococcota bacterium genome encodes:
- a CDS encoding GNAT family N-acetyltransferase — protein MADTPKVRAATTSELERAIATITCAFAADPFTRWVWPDAADFLGHFPLVLREFGVHAAANESVYVTEDFGGAALWIPPGVHPNEPALVAIIERSVRGARKDEFLEVFGLMGSYHPEDPHWYLPMIGVDPSRQNQGNGGAILQHALARCDREGLPAYLESSNPMNITLYQRHGFEIMGEIRVADSPLMTPMLRPPR, from the coding sequence GTGGCCGACACCCCCAAGGTCCGTGCTGCCACCACGTCCGAGCTCGAGCGGGCGATCGCGACGATCACGTGCGCCTTCGCGGCCGACCCGTTCACGCGCTGGGTGTGGCCCGATGCGGCGGACTTTCTCGGACACTTCCCCCTGGTGCTGCGCGAGTTCGGGGTGCACGCGGCCGCGAACGAGAGCGTCTACGTGACCGAGGACTTCGGGGGCGCGGCGCTCTGGATCCCGCCGGGCGTGCACCCCAACGAGCCGGCGCTGGTCGCGATCATCGAACGCAGCGTGCGCGGCGCCCGCAAGGACGAGTTTCTCGAGGTGTTCGGTCTCATGGGCTCGTACCACCCCGAGGATCCGCACTGGTATCTGCCCATGATCGGGGTCGATCCGTCACGGCAGAACCAGGGGAACGGCGGAGCGATCCTGCAGCACGCGCTCGCGCGCTGTGACCGCGAGGGCCTGCCCGCCTATCTCGAGTCCTCGAACCCGATGAACATCACGCTCTACCAGCGGCACGGCTTCGAGATCATGGGCGAGATCCGCGTGGCGGACTCACCGCTCATGACCCCGATGCTGCGGCCGCCTCGCTGA